Proteins from a genomic interval of Anomalospiza imberbis isolate Cuckoo-Finch-1a 21T00152 chromosome 18, ASM3175350v1, whole genome shotgun sequence:
- the RPH3A gene encoding rabphilin-3A has translation MTDAVLGGSSDRWMCPSDRTMSLRASSEKEQLPAGWAAQPERQRKGEELTDEEKEIINRVIARAEKMEEMEQERIGRLMTRLEDMRRSVLGDGVNRCILCGEQLGTRGSTCVVCEDCKKNVCTKCGVQTTNNRPQAIWLCKICSEQREVWKRSGAWFFKGLPKQMLPQPMPVSKKGPQTPSEPRPAEPPAPDPKLPSRAPTRGQADAEDTEGTDATAAARGSRKAAEGRPGPCGSEDSDSRDYAAESGVSRSPGVKRTNSVQGQRPPPPAAAGPAAASAAGSAPAAAAARPGPGGPARFPERQGNPGPPEPARGAAREERGGGFGGREDRPAWQPPAATQPPPAAAAPQRQQPREEEEEDANSYDSDEGTTLGALEFSLLYDQDNSSLHCTLIKAKGLKPMDSNGLADPYVKLHLLPGASKSNKLRTKTLRNTRNPVWNETLVYHGITDEDMQRKTLRISVCDEDKFGHNEFIGETRVALKKLKANQKKNFNICLERVIPTKRAGTTGASRGMALYEEEVDRGGDVEERGKILVSLMYSTQQGGLIVGIVRCVHLAAMDANGYSDPFVKLWLKPDMGKKAKHKTQIKKKTLNPEFNEEFFYDIKHSDLAKKSLDISVWDYDIGKSNDYIGGCQLGITAKGERLKHWYECLKNKDKKIERWHTLQNENHVASD, from the exons ATGACCGACGCGGTGCTGGGCGGCTCCTCCGACCGGTGGATGTgccccagtgacaggaccaTGTCCCTCCGAGCCAG CAGTGAGAAGGAGCA GCTCCCGGCGggctgggcagcacagcccGAGCGGCAGCGCAAGGGCGAGGAGCTGAcagatgaggagaaggaaaTCATCAACCGGGTGATCGCCCGCGCCGAGAAGAtggaggagatggagcaggagcgCATCGG GCGCCTGATGACCCGGCTGGAGGACATGCGCCGCAGCGTGCTGGGGGACGGCGTCAACCGCTGCATCCTCTGcggggagcagctggggacaagGGGCTCCACCTGTGTCGTCTGCGAGGACTGCAAGAAG AACGTGTGCACCAAGTGCGGGGTGCAGACCACCAACAACCGGCCCCAGGCCATCTGGCTCTGCAAGATCTGCAGCGAGCAGCGGGAG GTGTGGAAACGCTCCGGTGCCTGGTTCTTCAAGGGTTTGCCCAAGCAGATGCTGCCGCAGCCGATGCCCGTCAGCAAgaagggaccccaaaccccgaGCGAGCCCCGCCCGGCTGAGCCACCCGCCCCggaccccaaactcccctcccgGGCACCCACCCGAG GCCAGGCGGATGCCGAGGACACCGAGG gcACCGACGCCACAGCGGCCGCCCGGGGAAGCCGCAAAGCGGCCGAGGGCCGGCCGGGTCCGTGCGGCAGCGAGGACAGCGACAGCCGGGACTACGCTGCGGAGAGCGGGGTCAGCAGGAGCCCCG GTGTGAAGAGAACCAACTCCGTGCAAGGCCAGCGGCCACCCCCGCCAGCCGCGGCCGGTCCCGCTGCCGCATCCGCCGCTGGATCTGCGCCGGCAGCCGCAG CGGCAAGACcgggtcccgggggtcccgcccGCTTCCCGGAGAGACAAGGTAACCCCGG CCCCCCGGAGCCGGCCCGCGGCGCCGCCAGGGAGGAGCGGGGAGGGGGCTTTGGCGGCAGGGAGGACAGGCCAGCCTGGCAGCCccctgctgccacacagcccccgcccgcagccgcggccccgcagcggcagcagccccgcgaggaagaggaggaggacgCCAACAGCTACGACTCGGATGAAGGCA CCACGCTGGGAGCTCTGGAGTTCAGCCTGCTCTACGACCAGGACAACAGCTCCCTGCACTGCACCCTCATCAAGGCCAAG GGCTTAAAACCAATGGATTCCAATGGCCTGGCTGATCCCTATGTGAAGCTGCACCTCCTGCCTGGAGCCAGCAAG TCCAACAAGCTGAGGACGAAGACGCTGCGCAACACCCGGAACCCGGTGTGGAACGAGACCCTGGTGTACCACGGCATCACCGACGAGGACATGCAGAGGAAAACCCTCAG GATCTCCGTGTGTGACGAGGACAAATTTGGCCACAACGAGTTTATCGGAGAAACCAGAGTTGCCTTGAAAAAACTCAAAGCCAACCAGAAAAAGAACTTCAACATCTGCCTGGAGAGAGTAATACCA ACGAAGCGCGCCGGAACAACCGGTGCATCCCGTGGGATGGCTCTGTACGAAGAGGAG GTGGATCGCGGTGGGGACGTGGAGGAGCGCGGGAAGATCCTGGTGTCCCTCATGTACAGCACCCAGCAGGGCGGGCTCATCGTGGGCATCGTGCGCTGCGTGCACCTGGCGGCCATGGACGCCAACGGATACTCGGATCCCTTCGTCAAGCT CTGGCTGAAACCTGACATGGGAAAAAAGGCCAAGCACAAGACACAGATTAAGAAGAAAACGTTGAATCCTGAGTTTAACGAG GAGTTCTTCTACGACATCAAACACAGCGACCTGGCCAAGAAATCCCTGGACATTTCCGTCTGGGATTACGACATCGGAAAATCCAACGACTACATCG GCGGTTGCCAGCTGGGAATCACGGCCAAGGGCGAGCGCTTGAAACACTGGTACGAGTGTTTGAAGAACAAGGACAAGAAGATCGAGCGCTGGCACACCCTGCAGAACGAGAACCACGTCGCCAGTGATTAA